One segment of Choloepus didactylus isolate mChoDid1 chromosome 15, mChoDid1.pri, whole genome shotgun sequence DNA contains the following:
- the SPRN gene encoding shadow of prion protein, whose translation MNWTATTCWALLLAAAFLCDSSAAKGGRGGARGSARGGLRGGGRGSPRVRVRPAPRYGPAGSSLRVAAAGAAAGVAAGAAAGLAAGSSWKTAEGPGASGPWDGEDEAPGGNGTGPGLYSYRALTSGAGRTRTDPRLCGLLGGALGVLGLLRP comes from the coding sequence ATGAACTGGACGGCCACGACGTGCTGGGCCCTGCTGCTGGCAGCCGCCTTCCTCTGCGACAGCAGCGCGGCCAAGGGTGGCCGTGGAGGGGCGCGCGGCAGCGCCCGGGGCGGGCTGCGTGGGGGCGGGCGCGGTTCCCCGAGGGTGCGCGTGAGGCCTGCGCCCCGCTACGGACCCGCGGGCTCCTCCCTGCGCGTGGCGGCGGCAGGGGCAGCGGCCGGGGTAGCGGCCGGGGCAGCCGCGGGCCTGGCGGCAGGCTCCAGCTGGAAAACAGCCGAGGGACCCGGAGCCAGCGGCCCGTGGGACGGGGAGGACGAGGCGCCCGGCGGCAACGGGACCGGCCCGGGCCTCTACAGCTACCGGGCTTTGACTTCGGGCGCTGGGCGCACACGCACCGACCCACGCCTCTGCGGGCTGCTGGGTGGGGCCCTCGGGGTCCTGGGGCTGCTGCGACCCTAG